Below is a genomic region from Prunus persica cultivar Lovell chromosome G3, Prunus_persica_NCBIv2, whole genome shotgun sequence.
ATGCCGCAACATCCTTTTTGTTATAGTTAAACTGGTTCCATGCAGATCCCATCCTTCCACACCTTACATACATGTCTAGAAGCGCATTAGGTAAATAACCATCAAATGCTACACCAGTCCTTAACGCATGGGCATGAATTTCCTTTCCACACATCAAAGCTCCTATTCTAGCACAAGCAGACAGGACAGAAACCAAGGTAACAGAATTTGGTTTTAGACTGAGTTTCATTTGccgaaagaaaatcaaagcctCGAAGCACCGATTGTTGATCCGAAGGCCAAGTATGATTGAAGTCCAAGATATGACATTCTTTCCTGGGATGCCATGGAACACTTCCAAAGCCTTATCAACGCATTTACACTTACAATACATATCAATGAGCGTATTGGCAACTATCACATACGATATGAACCCAGTTCTGTAAGCAAGCTCATGAAGCTTCATACCCATATCTAAATTCCCTAAACAAGCGCAAGCAGATAGAACACTGGCTATGGTTATTTCATCTGGCATGATACCCTCTCGCTCCATCATTCTGTAGGATTCCACAGCCTTGTCAGGCAGTGCATTATTACCATAACACGAAATCATCGATGTCCATGACACCACATCTTTATATTCCGTTCTAGAAAAAACTTTTTCTGCTTCCTCAAAATGCCCAATGATTGAATACATCTGAATTAAAGCATTACACACTGAAACATCCTCCGCAAACTCTGTTCTCATGACAAAACCATGGATTTCCCTCCCTAACTTACAGTCACTAAGAAGCTCACAAGCAGATATCAAGCTAGTCATAGTCATCAAATCCGGATAAACTGAAGATTCAAGCATCATGAGAAACAATCTCAATCCTTCCAAAAATTCTCCATTTTCAAAATACCCCGAAATCATAGCATTCCACGAGATCCTATCCCTCCTAGGCATTCTATCAAACAACATCCGTGCACTACCAACGGCACTACATTTTACATACATTGTAATCAAAGCATTAACCACATCAACATCCGACTCAAACCCAAATCTAATCACGTGTACATGAATCTCCCTTCCCCTCGCCAAGTCCGGGACGCCCCCACAAGTCCTAAGAACACAAGGAAATGTATACACATCAGGCacaatcccaacccacaacaTTCTGTGATACAAATTCAAAGCCTCATCAAAGAACCCAGCTTTCGCATACCCACCAACCAAAACATTCCAAGAAAACACGTCCCTCTCCCCCATTCTCCCAAACACATACCAAGCATCAACCAAATTACCAAACCTCACAAACAtgctcaacaaggcattaCCAAGCTTAACGCTCAAAAGGGTCGTGGAATTCGATACATAAGAGTACACACGAGCTCCTTCCTCGTGTGTTCTCTTCCACTCACACAGCCTAACCAAAGCAATGTAAGCATCTTCTTCCACTTTAATTTGAAGCTCCTGCATTGAATCCAAGAGCTTCAGAGCTTTTTCAAGATTCCCATGGCGGCAAAACTCGTTCAAATTGGAGTTCGGGTTCTGTGTGGAGATAGAGGAGGTGCTGCAGACTGTCATTTCTTGGGTTTTTCTAAAGgaaatttggtgggtttggagctTGTGAGAGAAACCAAGGGTTTCGAGCTTGTGGGTCTTGGGGAATTGAGGATTGGGAAGGTGTTGGGTGTTAGGAATTTGAGAGCTTTGAGCTGAAACTGCCATTTTTGAACTCTGAGAGCATTGTCTTCCCAGAGGGTTTTGCATGAGGTTTAACGGTTAATGGATAATGggactgtttttttttttttttttaatggacaAGAAATATTATCTTTTGTTGTCTGTTTAACTAACTTAAACTGCCACAATTTATGCAAACTAACACAAATTATAGACCAGAAAAGTATCTGTATGCAAGTTATCTTCAAGTGTTAAGCTGCAATTGTCACCGACTAAGCTGAGCTTAAAAGCAGCACGAGTCTAACAAGGATGAGATACACACCACCACATGTACTTTGACTATAACAACTTTAGTTTGGCTCTTATGAATAAGATATTGTTCTCCTAATAAGTTGACGTGCACAAATCAAATTTGAAATGTGTAAACTCACAAGGACAACTTGTTATTAGGATGAGAAAAAAGTTATTAACCCCCAATTTCAtgagaaatttaaatttatataaataggaGTTAGCTTCAATGATAGAAAGCATTATCTTTGCACGAGAGTTGGAATTTATAAAGGAAAATGTTAAATGCAAatgttaaatttaaatttgatagcttcggtggcaatttgacatttagtaaaaattttaaagtaATATTTTTGACATCAAGCTTTATGAGATGTTAACTTTGACATATTCTAGCCTTGAAATTCTTGTGAGGAAGAAATGACTTCTAATTGGAGTCACTTATTGCCTTACATTTTTTATTCAGTGAACTGAATTGGACAAAAAACACTTCTTTGACAGAAGATCCAATGCCTAAATCAGATCCTTCCTCCCTTCATAGCGGAGTTGAATGAGATGTGTTACATGAACTTATTAATCAGAGATCACTTTGATCAGTTTTATTACTTCTCAGGTCACAACACATTTAACAACACATTagaaagaagaagggaaagaagaaaaaaaaagaccatCAATCCTCTACCCTAAGATAAAGAGTTTCTCCACTTTGGAGTAGCTCTAGCTCTAACCAACCTGGTCTTCATATCCATAGGCGTTTGTTTCCCATACTCAACATTCCCATCTCCACCCTCATTAATCTTCACCACACCCGCACTCCTAAACGAAGGCATTATCCCTAAATTCCTACTCCACTTGAAAATCCcagctttctttttctctttcctctctgcCTGCACTTGCATGGAGCTGCACTGGCTTTGAAGCCTGAGCACCTCTTCTTTCAATTTCCTTATCTCCATTTGCATCGCATTCATTTCGCGCTTCGAGAGGGACCGAGCTGGGGCGTCAAGAAAGGGGTTTGGGCTTCTGGTGCTGGCACTGAACGAGCCACTCCAATCAATGTGCCTGTGAAGCTTGTTTTGCTCTGAGAAGAGGACTTGGATCACTGCCCGGACAGGCAGGCGTTCGTTTTGTGCAGCATGGAGAGATGCCTCTGGGGAGAGCTTTCGACAGTCGATTAGCCTACAAAGACTCTTTCGATCTTGCTTGGATACTCCAGGATGCGCCTGCCACGACGGAAGTTATATATTAAACTTTTGAATAACGGTTAAATTAGATATCCATGTTTCACATCAACCCCAAGTTTCTGTAGGTTGCATACCATAGGTAATTTATTGGGGTTCTTTTTACAATCTGATAACATAAAATGTTATGTTATGTCGTCAAATTATTGATTTAGATCATATATTTAAATGAGAATCCGCCTCTAATTTTGCAACAATATAACATATCAAACAATTTAGTGATAGAACATTTTTCCTACACTTAAAAGCTCTAAATGTTAGAATATAAAAGTGTTTGATACTGAGTAAGGGGTAGGATGCTTCAAttggaccaaaaaaataattcaatcaTACAAATATGCACCTTTTTTCTCATGCTCACTACTGAACAACAGAAAAACCAAATGCAGAAAGCTTTAGGGCCGACCACTTCCTACCCAAAACAAAGGGCATTTATGTCAATTTACTAGTCCTATGAGAGAAGCCACCTAAACCCCTCTCAGATATCTTTGCTGGTGGTGACAAGACAGCCATGTCCTCAGGACCGACATGATAAGATTTAAGCTTGTTTCTTTAGTTTAAGTCTTCTTCATGTACCATGTTCTTttcgataaaatatatgtACACTCATGCTGCAACATTTTTTTACCTAATTAATTCAcatttatcccaattaattgTCAACTAATTAGGCAATTAAATCCATTAAATACCATAGACCTTACTTTGAGATAAGTATCAATGGCTCTGTACAACCCATCATCCATGGCACGGGCGTGGCTAGGCACAGCTCCAGCAAGCGCCGCAAACTCATTCAAGCTCAAATATGCATCCGTGGCGGCTTCAGCAAGATAACAATCCACAAGCTTTGCCACCTTGACCATGGCAGCTCCGCTCTTAGCAGTCTCATCCAAGTTCACAAACCTCTTCACCAACCTAATCACAAGCTCAACGTCCAGCAAAGTACCGCACGTGTGACTAAAAGAAGGTATCATGAGCTCCTTCAACAAGGCTTGGTCCAGCTGCCACGATATCCTCTTTTCAAGCTCGGCGCGGTACGTGGGCTCCACCCCAACCATGTTGGCGGTGCGTAGGAGGCGGAGGAGGAAGTTGCATGGGATGGAGTCCTTCTCCGGGGGGAGGACGCCGACTAGGGTTTCGACGAAGAAGCGTTTTCTCATCCACAAGGCGGTGACGGATTCCGGGGAGGACTCTAAGCTAATTAGGCTTCTTTGGTCGGAGAGGGCTTCTCCGGAGAGGTCCGGGAGCCATTTGGAGGC
It encodes:
- the LOC18783661 gene encoding pentatricopeptide repeat-containing protein At1g15510, chloroplastic, translating into MQNPLGRQCSQSSKMAVSAQSSQIPNTQHLPNPQFPKTHKLETLGFSHKLQTHQISFRKTQEMTVCSTSSISTQNPNSNLNEFCRHGNLEKALKLLDSMQELQIKVEEDAYIALVRLCEWKRTHEEGARVYSYVSNSTTLLSVKLGNALLSMFVRFGNLVDAWYVFGRMGERDVFSWNVLVGGYAKAGFFDEALNLYHRMLWVGIVPDVYTFPCVLRTCGGVPDLARGREIHVHVIRFGFESDVDVVNALITMYVKCSAVGSARMLFDRMPRRDRISWNAMISGYFENGEFLEGLRLFLMMLESSVYPDLMTMTSLISACELLSDCKLGREIHGFVMRTEFAEDVSVCNALIQMYSIIGHFEEAEKVFSRTEYKDVVSWTSMISCYGNNALPDKAVESYRMMEREGIMPDEITIASVLSACACLGNLDMGMKLHELAYRTGFISYVIVANTLIDMYCKCKCVDKALEVFHGIPGKNVISWTSIILGLRINNRCFEALIFFRQMKLSLKPNSVTLVSVLSACARIGALMCGKEIHAHALRTGVAFDGYLPNALLDMYVRCGRMGSAWNQFNYNKKDVAAWNILLTGYAQRGQGRHAVELFNRMVESHVDPDEITFISLLCACSRSGMVGEGLEYFRSMKLNYSITPNLKHYACIVDLLGCAGQLDDAHEFIRKMPINPDPAIWGALLNACMIHKQVELGELAAHQILKMDTEGVGYYVLICNLYAQCGKWEEVAIVRKMMKKRGLTVDPGCSWVEVKGKVHAFLSGDNFHPQIKELNAVMEGFYEKMRSVGFREPENSPTDEVEAFKAEIFCGHSERLAVAFGLINTAPGMPIWVTKNLYMCQSCHSTIKFISKVVRRDISVRDTEKFHHFKDGSCTCGDEGYWGSSNK
- the LOC18783914 gene encoding root phototropism protein 3, with protein sequence MTKNQDLQESVTLPGKPSPFAAECWFDDTCILDMDYFVKTLAGIKAKGVRPDLIGSIITHYASKWLPDLSGEALSDQRSLISLESSPESVTALWMRKRFFVETLVGVLPPEKDSIPCNFLLRLLRTANMVGVEPTYRAELEKRISWQLDQALLKELMIPSFSHTCGTLLDVELVIRLVKRFVNLDETAKSGAAMVKVAKLVDCYLAEAATDAYLSLNEFAALAGAVPSHARAMDDGLYRAIDTYLKAHPGVSKQDRKSLCRLIDCRKLSPEASLHAAQNERLPVRAVIQVLFSEQNKLHRHIDWSGSFSASTRSPNPFLDAPARSLSKREMNAMQMEIRKLKEEVLRLQSQCSSMQVQAERKEKKKAGIFKWSRNLGIMPSFRSAGVVKINEGGDGNVEYGKQTPMDMKTRLVRARATPKWRNSLS